In Fusarium oxysporum Fo47 chromosome VII, complete sequence, the following proteins share a genomic window:
- a CDS encoding putative oxalocrotonate tautomerase: MPRWTFEIIAESLAPSEKSTIAREATKIYTDVGFPKFWVNVFFHENDPNNFYIGADSSKNVFLVINHTARTFESVAHRLGFLDRVDTILRPILEPKGLHWEFNIHEHPAQNWRMNGMIPPVNKPDVLQNWVSQNKPVPY; encoded by the coding sequence ATGCCTCGGTGGACTTTCGAAATCATTGCAGAATCTTTGGCCCCTTCTGAAAAATCTACTATTGCAAGAGAAGCCACCAAGATCTACACTGATGTTGGCTTCCCTAAGTTTTGGGTTAACGTCTTCTTCCACGAGAATGACCCCAACAACTTCTACATCGGCGCTGATTCTTCTAAGAATGTTTTTCTTGTAATCAACCATACCGCTCGGACATTCGAATCAGTGGCCCATCGCCTAGGCTTCCTTGACCGTGTCGACACTATCTTGAGGCCTATTCTGGAGCCTAAAGGCCTGCATTGGGAATTCAACATACACGAGCATCCAGCACAAAACTGGAGGATGAACGGGATGATTCCTCCTGTGAACAAACCTGACGTACTACAAAACTGGGTTTCGCAGAACAAGCCAGTGCCATACTGA